A region of Candidatus Omnitrophota bacterium DNA encodes the following proteins:
- a CDS encoding EscU/YscU/HrcU family type III secretion system export apparatus switch protein — translation MESKTDVSHRQRAVALRYLPGEDDAPVVVAKGKGFIADKIIAIAEANAIPLYQDPDLVEILSAINLSAAIPPELYQAVAEVLAFVYRMNEKFPH, via the coding sequence ATGGAATCGAAAACCGACGTTTCTCATCGCCAAAGAGCCGTGGCGCTTCGCTATCTCCCCGGCGAAGACGATGCTCCCGTCGTCGTCGCCAAAGGCAAAGGCTTCATCGCCGACAAAATCATCGCTATCGCCGAAGCCAACGCTATCCCTCTCTACCAGGATCCCGATCTGGTCGAAATCCTTAGCGCCATCAATCTAAGCGCCGCCATCCCCCCCGAACTCTATCAGGCTGTGGCTGAAGTCCTCGCCTTCGTCTATCGCATGAACGAGAAATTCCCCCATTAA
- a CDS encoding HEAT repeat domain-containing protein — protein MKLSFSRKDDLPFALTGKPDRISQTLFGKYGEEKRWEALDAISSPSQNKWNHRLLMWTLASENIEMRERAWEVLDNQNVEFDTLVNELSCPMWQVRVGVIRLIAKSGRLDVVRLMIAGIEDYHQNVNDETRRSLVRLIEFASKRKEKGELPLGEIQDALNSLFQILYTSKRSPRFQAIQFLFLLAPLEEDMFWEMYLNLDLPQYTVLHEQFVRYQKEGSLEVLYRGLLQENDQVRERLTNFLSVAVRNSGDNVNYHLNAIRKLNRDRFVKVAFALQHYRLLVEFQGLIKHMNPPERIVLFDLLEAVGAEQNLAFLLRSLQLDDSRIRIRVLKILGESETLGLRNEVFEFLTETDEQVLLAALRYLQKKGDLSTLEKISHLTRSKKKKIKQGVVSTMFKIMKDSLLQKFDVINYARRMKILQSLKKMKPSFFEEIAYLSESPEESDRIKYIKLLEAETPGKAMADYRRMAQDPNKKVRATAVMGFKRVKDDETRFKLIKPFFNDADPRVRANAIELLPENRPNSEEIVDIAKEGAKSEHLRIKANSIAKLIKWGFSEYEKDLVDMLDNDDEWTKTSALWVLGETDLPNLINRLRESANDQRANVRKMAVKGIGLKGTEEDLRALMPFLQDPDRNVRLAAQQALRTRLHLSFEIA, from the coding sequence TTGAAACTTTCTTTTAGCCGAAAAGACGATCTGCCTTTTGCGCTAACCGGCAAGCCCGACCGCATTTCCCAAACCCTGTTTGGAAAGTATGGGGAAGAAAAACGTTGGGAAGCCCTGGATGCTATTTCCTCTCCCAGCCAAAACAAATGGAATCATCGCTTGCTCATGTGGACGTTAGCCAGCGAAAACATCGAAATGCGCGAACGGGCCTGGGAGGTTCTGGACAACCAAAACGTCGAATTCGATACTCTGGTCAATGAACTCTCCTGCCCGATGTGGCAGGTGCGGGTCGGCGTCATCCGCCTCATCGCCAAAAGCGGCCGCCTGGACGTCGTCCGGCTAATGATCGCCGGGATCGAAGACTATCACCAAAACGTTAACGACGAAACCAGGCGAAGCCTTGTCCGCCTCATCGAATTCGCCTCGAAACGAAAAGAAAAGGGAGAATTGCCGCTTGGTGAAATTCAAGACGCTCTAAACTCACTCTTTCAAATTCTCTATACCTCCAAACGATCCCCTCGCTTCCAAGCGATTCAGTTCCTCTTCCTGCTCGCCCCGCTGGAAGAAGATATGTTTTGGGAGATGTATCTTAATCTTGACCTTCCCCAATATACGGTCCTGCATGAACAATTCGTCCGATACCAGAAAGAAGGCTCTCTCGAAGTGCTCTACCGGGGATTGCTTCAGGAAAACGATCAAGTCCGCGAACGCTTGACCAATTTCCTTTCAGTCGCCGTCCGAAACAGCGGCGACAACGTAAATTACCATCTCAACGCCATTCGAAAATTGAACCGGGATAGATTCGTCAAAGTCGCATTCGCCTTGCAGCATTATCGGCTCCTCGTGGAATTCCAGGGATTGATTAAGCACATGAATCCCCCGGAACGCATTGTGTTGTTCGACTTGTTGGAAGCGGTCGGCGCCGAACAGAACCTGGCCTTCCTTCTCCGTTCACTGCAATTGGACGATAGCCGCATCCGAATCCGCGTTCTAAAAATCCTCGGCGAAAGCGAAACCCTGGGCCTGCGCAACGAAGTTTTCGAATTTCTGACGGAGACGGACGAACAGGTTCTCCTGGCCGCCTTGCGTTATCTGCAAAAAAAAGGCGATCTATCCACCTTAGAAAAAATTTCCCACCTTACGCGCAGCAAAAAGAAAAAGATCAAGCAGGGCGTCGTCAGCACCATGTTCAAAATCATGAAGGACAGCTTGCTGCAAAAATTCGACGTCATCAATTACGCCCGCCGCATGAAAATCCTTCAATCCCTGAAAAAGATGAAGCCATCCTTCTTTGAAGAAATCGCCTATCTCTCCGAATCTCCGGAAGAATCCGATCGGATTAAATACATCAAATTGCTCGAAGCGGAAACGCCCGGAAAAGCCATGGCCGATTATCGACGCATGGCTCAAGACCCCAACAAAAAAGTCCGCGCCACCGCCGTCATGGGATTCAAGCGCGTTAAAGACGACGAAACCCGCTTCAAATTAATCAAACCCTTTTTCAACGATGCCGATCCCCGCGTACGAGCCAACGCCATCGAACTATTGCCAGAAAATCGCCCCAATTCAGAAGAAATCGTCGACATCGCTAAAGAAGGCGCTAAATCCGAACATCTGCGCATCAAGGCCAACTCTATCGCCAAACTGATTAAATGGGGATTTTCCGAATACGAAAAAGACCTCGTCGATATGCTCGACAACGACGACGAATGGACCAAAACCAGCGCTCTCTGGGTTTTGGGAGAGACTGATCTGCCCAATCTCATCAATCGCCTGCGCGAATCCGCCAACGATCAACGCGCTAATGTACGCAAAATGGCTGTCAAAGGCATCGGCTTAAAAGGGACGGAAGAAGATTTGCGCGCCTTGATGCCTTTTCTCCAAGACCCGGACCGCAATGTCCGCCTGGCCGCCCAACAAGCCCTGCGGACGCGCCTGCACCTTTCGTTCGAGATTGCTTGA
- a CDS encoding tetratricopeptide repeat protein, with amino-acid sequence MNLSRRHSYCAYFLTLWMMPFSLGGFQNAWGVAPEEVAPGNIKDYSAQRIGEAEKTFPNDPEIYFIKGYALHRCMKYEEAIEAFKKGLALKPNQPEIMQMIAFLYAYIAKYNEAVEWYKKTVEIDPAAERANERLGLALVKLNRMDEAAKAFEMELRYHPEDASSHFYLAERYFEAGRIKEASAHAELAMKYDPIVPEPYYLMAKILRKEGNAKGAETALKTFQEKKKEEEKIVAQAPKTDDQKQSKLSAAQLHIELGAIYYRRKRDQEAEAHFLKTLYFDPKNEAARYNLATLYQETRQSQKAETFYRELLAMNGKNPRYHLGLGLILGAQKNWPEARTQLEIAVEEMPDSLDAKKGLAKVYLSGDMDREASLQLMLEVVEKEKNADNYSTLSWAYFVNGDRTKSLECMAMAVQLEPNNPIHQRRYEQLKNSRN; translated from the coding sequence ATGAATTTATCGCGCCGCCATTCTTATTGCGCTTATTTCCTCACCCTTTGGATGATGCCGTTTAGCCTTGGGGGATTTCAAAATGCATGGGGCGTCGCGCCGGAAGAGGTCGCTCCCGGAAACATCAAGGATTATTCGGCGCAACGGATCGGCGAAGCGGAGAAGACGTTTCCCAACGATCCGGAAATCTATTTCATCAAAGGATACGCGCTGCACCGCTGCATGAAATACGAAGAGGCGATCGAGGCTTTTAAAAAGGGATTGGCATTGAAACCCAACCAGCCGGAGATCATGCAGATGATCGCTTTCCTCTACGCTTACATCGCCAAGTACAATGAAGCCGTAGAGTGGTACAAAAAAACAGTGGAGATCGATCCCGCCGCCGAAAGAGCGAACGAACGCCTTGGATTGGCCTTGGTGAAATTGAACCGAATGGACGAAGCGGCGAAAGCGTTCGAGATGGAACTACGTTACCATCCCGAAGACGCTTCCTCCCACTTTTATCTGGCGGAACGTTATTTTGAAGCCGGACGGATCAAGGAGGCGAGCGCCCATGCGGAACTAGCAATGAAATACGATCCGATCGTTCCAGAACCGTACTACTTAATGGCGAAAATCCTGCGCAAAGAGGGAAACGCCAAAGGAGCGGAAACCGCGCTGAAAACCTTCCAAGAAAAAAAGAAGGAAGAAGAGAAGATCGTCGCGCAAGCTCCCAAAACGGACGACCAGAAGCAGTCGAAATTGTCGGCGGCGCAGTTGCATATCGAGCTGGGCGCCATTTATTACCGTCGAAAGCGGGACCAGGAAGCGGAAGCCCATTTTCTCAAGACGCTCTATTTCGATCCCAAGAACGAGGCGGCGCGATACAACCTGGCGACGCTTTACCAGGAAACCAGGCAATCGCAAAAGGCGGAGACCTTTTACCGGGAACTATTGGCCATGAACGGCAAGAATCCCCGCTACCATCTGGGATTGGGGCTGATTCTCGGTGCGCAAAAAAATTGGCCGGAAGCGCGGACGCAACTGGAAATCGCCGTTGAAGAAATGCCCGATTCCCTCGATGCGAAAAAAGGCCTGGCCAAAGTTTATTTAAGCGGGGATATGGATCGGGAAGCCTCGCTGCAGTTGATGTTGGAAGTCGTGGAAAAGGAGAAAAACGCCGATAATTACAGCACCCTTAGTTGGGCCTACTTCGTAAACGGGGATCGGACGAAAAGCTTGGAATGTATGGCAATGGCGGTTCAATTGGAACCGAACAATCCCATCCATCAGCGCCGCTATGAACAATTAAAGAACTCGAGGAATTGA
- a CDS encoding sulfatase: protein MNKKSLWLFLFVLVFVSNAAVEQRLIGLYPTGEEISRAEGQPISFVYLSEPIINSTEDARFDTEVLKLKNWRCDWYFLADAAMTPQAPAKGPYRIGCQAAYEGPLKLTLAQQRACKPELLLVPAQGASTASIAPQPSFFDKLLGVKTPKRRISSSDGTVNMVILMIDTLRRDHLPCYGHPFAIAPHGDLLASLGVLFRQSYGASSSTRPSIGSIFTGLQPKAHGAVRHSLTGANLYPGVPLLAEWFHKAGFAAAAVSSNSQITRAFGFSRGFDEYICPVSEEDVTPQGLKLLQRLNEPFFLYLHYIAPHQPYEPARPWRDLFLGKTPTPQEDLHCAEIAIDDRRVGAILKELSRQGLLDRSLIWLLSDHGEEFWEHGWNGHGANLYEESVQTVSIVSCPGKIPCGAAIDVPVTHVDIFPTLIEWYGWKPPAFLQGVSLLPLLQGKTIPALDKRPLMLHHGGGLDPKPHISDKDALWLHGKKIVWWNQKNEWEYYDLANDPGEKNNLYRADDELQQTLASRLKENLKACETIRDSFMIPGAASPEIAISQKDRENLEHLGYLK, encoded by the coding sequence ATGAATAAAAAATCCCTTTGGCTGTTTCTCTTCGTCTTAGTTTTCGTTTCCAACGCCGCCGTGGAACAACGACTAATCGGCCTCTATCCTACGGGAGAAGAAATTTCCCGCGCCGAAGGACAGCCCATTTCCTTCGTTTATCTATCGGAACCGATCATAAATTCAACGGAAGACGCCCGATTCGATACGGAAGTATTAAAATTGAAAAACTGGCGCTGCGATTGGTATTTCCTGGCGGATGCCGCCATGACGCCGCAAGCGCCCGCCAAGGGGCCTTACCGCATCGGCTGCCAAGCCGCCTATGAAGGGCCGCTGAAGCTAACTTTAGCCCAGCAACGGGCCTGCAAGCCGGAATTGCTGCTTGTTCCCGCCCAGGGCGCATCTACGGCCTCCATTGCGCCGCAGCCGTCTTTCTTCGATAAACTGCTGGGAGTCAAAACGCCGAAGCGCCGGATCAGCTCTTCCGATGGTACTGTCAACATGGTTATATTAATGATCGACACCCTGCGCCGGGATCATCTTCCATGTTATGGGCATCCGTTCGCGATCGCGCCGCATGGGGATTTGCTGGCGTCGTTGGGCGTTTTATTCCGCCAATCCTACGGCGCTTCCAGCTCCACCCGTCCCAGCATCGGCTCCATCTTTACCGGCCTCCAGCCTAAGGCGCATGGAGCCGTGCGCCACTCGCTGACGGGCGCCAACCTCTACCCCGGCGTCCCGCTGCTGGCGGAATGGTTTCATAAGGCGGGATTCGCCGCCGCCGCCGTCTCCAGCAACTCGCAAATCACGCGGGCGTTTGGTTTCTCGCGCGGATTCGACGAGTATATATGCCCCGTTTCCGAAGAGGACGTTACTCCTCAAGGCTTGAAACTATTGCAGCGGCTCAATGAACCGTTTTTCCTTTACCTGCATTACATCGCGCCCCATCAACCCTATGAACCAGCCCGGCCTTGGCGCGATTTGTTCCTTGGTAAGACGCCCACTCCTCAAGAGGATTTGCACTGCGCCGAAATCGCGATCGACGACCGCCGCGTGGGCGCGATACTTAAAGAACTCTCGCGGCAGGGTCTCCTCGACCGTTCCCTGATCTGGCTGCTCTCCGATCACGGCGAAGAATTTTGGGAGCACGGCTGGAATGGCCACGGAGCGAATTTATACGAAGAAAGCGTACAAACCGTCTCTATTGTTTCCTGTCCGGGAAAAATTCCCTGCGGCGCCGCCATCGACGTTCCCGTAACGCATGTGGATATCTTCCCCACTCTGATCGAGTGGTACGGTTGGAAACCTCCGGCTTTTCTGCAAGGCGTAAGTCTTTTGCCCTTGCTTCAAGGGAAAACCATTCCCGCCTTGGACAAGCGTCCATTGATGCTCCATCACGGAGGCGGCCTCGATCCCAAGCCGCATATATCCGACAAAGACGCGCTATGGCTTCATGGGAAGAAAATCGTCTGGTGGAACCAAAAAAACGAATGGGAATATTACGATCTGGCCAACGATCCCGGCGAAAAAAACAATCTCTATCGCGCCGATGACGAACTTCAGCAAACGCTCGCCTCGCGGCTTAAGGAAAACCTAAAAGCGTGCGAGACGATCCGCGACAGTTTCATGATCCCCGGCGCAGCAAGTCCGGAGATTGCTATCAGTCAAAAAGACCGGGAAAATTTGGAACATCTCGGCTATTTGAAATAA
- a CDS encoding type II toxin-antitoxin system mRNA interferase toxin, RelE/StbE family, with translation MTIDFHKDFCKRLVKLTPNQKKRVTEALTLFEKNPHDPQLRNHALHGDQKGNRAIAAGGDLRLVFREENNYTWVIFLSVGTHAQVYE, from the coding sequence ATGACGATTGATTTTCACAAAGACTTTTGCAAAAGACTCGTCAAATTAACGCCAAACCAAAAGAAGCGAGTAACGGAAGCCTTAACATTGTTCGAGAAAAATCCGCATGATCCTCAACTCAGAAACCACGCTCTCCACGGCGACCAAAAAGGAAACCGAGCCATTGCCGCAGGAGGCGATCTCCGTCTTGTCTTTCGAGAAGAAAACAATTATACGTGGGTCATTTTTCTCTCTGTAGGTACTCATGCTCAAGTTTACGAGTAA
- a CDS encoding type II toxin-antitoxin system HicA family toxin has product MKFSELVSILEQNGFRIVKEKGSIRYYGKPGGNKLIRVDYHGSKDVPTGTCRHILKTAKIKIS; this is encoded by the coding sequence GTGAAATTTAGCGAGCTGGTAAGTATTCTTGAACAAAACGGTTTCAGAATCGTAAAAGAAAAAGGATCTATTCGTTACTATGGCAAGCCAGGAGGGAATAAACTAATCCGAGTCGATTATCATGGTTCAAAAGACGTGCCTACAGGAACGTGCCGCCATATTTTAAAAACAGCGAAAATCAAGATATCTTAG
- a CDS encoding DUF1080 domain-containing protein — MRNRFMELILILACTVLFCVQPAISSAEEEEGFKSIFNGKDLEGWTIQGMEKAGPKILEDGVMSVSGWDYWAVITKNEYKNFILRFDVKFDKKGNSGILFHTAAKEIYKSAFEIQLNADTEEDAPEKRTGAIFGKVAPLKDAVKPIGEWNAVEIKYQASKLWVVINGETVQDGVDISKIEGLKHKFEKGRIAIQRNDLKKAVYFKNIRIKELPE; from the coding sequence ATGCGCAACCGATTCATGGAATTGATTTTGATTCTTGCTTGTACGGTTCTTTTTTGCGTACAGCCCGCTATTTCCTCGGCGGAAGAGGAGGAAGGATTTAAGTCCATTTTTAATGGGAAAGATCTGGAAGGATGGACGATTCAGGGAATGGAGAAGGCCGGTCCCAAAATTCTTGAAGACGGCGTAATGTCCGTCAGCGGCTGGGATTACTGGGCCGTCATCACGAAAAACGAATACAAGAATTTTATTCTGCGCTTCGACGTGAAGTTCGATAAAAAGGGCAACAGCGGCATTCTCTTCCACACGGCGGCAAAGGAAATCTATAAATCCGCCTTCGAAATCCAATTGAACGCCGACACAGAAGAAGACGCCCCGGAAAAGCGCACCGGCGCCATTTTCGGCAAAGTGGCTCCTCTGAAGGACGCCGTTAAGCCGATCGGCGAATGGAACGCTGTGGAGATTAAATACCAAGCCTCCAAATTGTGGGTCGTCATCAACGGCGAAACGGTTCAGGACGGAGTGGATATTTCCAAAATCGAAGGCTTGAAGCACAAATTCGAAAAAGGCCGCATCGCTATCCAGCGCAACGACTTGAAAAAAGCGGTCTACTTCAAAAACATCCGCATCAAGGAATTGCCTGAATAA
- a CDS encoding prepilin-type N-terminal cleavage/methylation domain-containing protein yields MKRLRGFTLIELLIVVAIIGILAAIAVPNFLNAQVRAKVARAKSEIRNVQSVLEQFFIDNNQYPPMNTDKTILRLQYRGLDSKPDDATINIAHVMIGSSRDARRIYLTTPVGYISSLPFDPFRGDGAEYGYGYGSNGQSYYILTSYGPDSASDIKELEYTGARLDDRKKGGIRKADAKKYYLTDMEYDPSNGTSSSGDILRIGP; encoded by the coding sequence ATGAAGAGACTGCGAGGCTTTACCCTTATCGAACTGCTAATCGTCGTAGCCATTATCGGTATTCTCGCCGCTATCGCCGTTCCGAACTTTTTGAACGCGCAGGTTCGGGCGAAAGTAGCGCGCGCCAAATCGGAGATAAGAAACGTCCAGAGCGTGCTGGAACAATTCTTTATCGATAACAACCAGTATCCTCCGATGAATACGGATAAGACGATTCTTCGATTGCAGTACAGAGGTCTGGATAGCAAGCCGGATGATGCAACGATCAATATCGCTCACGTCATGATCGGAAGTTCGCGCGATGCTCGCCGGATTTATTTGACCACGCCCGTTGGTTATATTTCTTCCCTTCCCTTTGATCCATTCAGAGGCGATGGAGCGGAATACGGTTATGGGTATGGTTCCAATGGCCAAAGCTATTACATTCTTACCAGCTATGGACCCGACAGCGCCAGCGACATTAAAGAACTGGAATATACCGGCGCTCGGCTGGATGATCGCAAAAAAGGCGGGATTCGTAAAGCGGATGCCAAGAAGTATTATCTGACGGATATGGAATACGATCCTTCGAACGGTACATCTAGTTCTGGCGATATTCTTCGCATCGGACCGTGA
- a CDS encoding glycosyl hydrolase family 28-related protein, translating to MTIRRTTRLTLAMLFLFASSSIAGEKGPWNAIDFGVKADGAADDGPAIQKALNAAAEAGGGEVLLPAGKYRIADSLAVPAGVTLSGVWQAPHHEDQVWGTALFAVGHRGEEDGPALIRLAPNAAVKGMTIYYPEQRLDSIQPYPWAIEGTGMHGSVMDLTLVNAYQGIKFGAPHELHYIRNIFGCVLRRGIFIDGCTDIGRIENVHFNPHYWARANVPALEKIRDINALVPYLNEKVEAFIFGRTDWEYVLNTFAFGFDKCYKFIKTKAGACNGNFLGIGADGGHHALWVEASQHPGLLITNGEFVTFEGEKPTEIITTESFDGVLQLTNCAFWGPAHRNAVIQGKGFVSFHQCNFNAWGKNDDKAESLRIEGGSISISSNNFNLSKPHIFLGPNVMSAVIMGNTFTGEKRIDNQSQGEVEIGLNVSRPAKK from the coding sequence ATGACGATTCGCCGAACCACCCGATTGACGCTGGCTATGCTCTTTCTATTCGCCTCTTCCTCCATTGCGGGAGAAAAGGGACCCTGGAACGCCATCGATTTCGGCGTTAAAGCCGATGGAGCGGCGGACGATGGTCCCGCTATCCAAAAAGCCCTCAACGCCGCCGCCGAAGCGGGCGGCGGAGAAGTTCTGCTCCCCGCCGGCAAATACCGCATCGCCGATTCGCTTGCCGTTCCTGCAGGGGTAACCTTGAGCGGCGTCTGGCAAGCTCCCCATCACGAAGACCAAGTATGGGGAACCGCTCTTTTCGCCGTAGGCCATCGGGGAGAAGAAGATGGCCCCGCCTTGATCCGGCTCGCGCCCAACGCGGCAGTCAAAGGCATGACGATTTATTATCCCGAACAAAGATTGGACAGCATACAACCCTACCCCTGGGCGATCGAAGGAACCGGTATGCACGGCAGCGTCATGGACCTTACCCTCGTCAACGCCTACCAGGGAATCAAATTCGGCGCGCCTCACGAACTTCATTATATCCGCAACATTTTCGGATGCGTTCTGCGGCGCGGCATATTCATTGACGGATGCACCGACATCGGCCGCATCGAAAACGTCCACTTCAATCCCCACTACTGGGCGCGGGCGAATGTCCCCGCCCTGGAAAAAATTCGCGATATAAACGCTCTCGTTCCCTATCTTAACGAAAAAGTTGAAGCCTTCATTTTCGGGCGGACGGATTGGGAATACGTATTGAACACCTTCGCCTTCGGCTTCGACAAATGCTACAAATTCATCAAAACCAAAGCTGGCGCCTGCAACGGCAATTTCCTCGGCATCGGCGCCGATGGCGGACATCATGCCCTATGGGTGGAAGCGTCTCAACATCCAGGGCTTTTAATTACGAATGGCGAATTCGTTACTTTCGAGGGTGAAAAACCAACGGAAATCATAACGACAGAGAGTTTCGACGGAGTTCTGCAACTGACCAACTGCGCCTTCTGGGGTCCAGCCCATCGCAACGCCGTCATCCAGGGCAAAGGCTTCGTCTCCTTCCATCAATGCAATTTCAACGCCTGGGGCAAGAATGACGACAAAGCCGAATCGTTGCGCATCGAAGGCGGAAGCATCAGCATTTCCTCCAATAACTTCAATCTATCCAAACCGCACATTTTCTTGGGACCAAACGTAATGTCCGCCGTTATCATGGGTAACACCTTCACCGGCGAAAAACGTATCGACAACCAAAGCCAGGGCGAAGTCGAAATCGGCCTCAACGTCAGTCGCCCAGCTAAAAAATAA
- a CDS encoding type II toxin-antitoxin system HicB family antitoxin, with protein MIDLPYSLIIEATGEPDYFGFYSPELEGFTGIGHSVEDCLYKAKHGMREHVDLLKEQGLPVPPSNPEPRIIIQNEKKQAVAL; from the coding sequence ATGATCGATTTACCTTATTCGTTAATCATTGAAGCGACGGGCGAACCGGATTATTTTGGTTTTTATTCCCCTGAATTAGAGGGATTTACAGGAATTGGGCATTCGGTGGAAGATTGTTTATATAAGGCTAAGCATGGCATGAGAGAACATGTCGATCTACTCAAAGAACAAGGACTTCCAGTTCCTCCATCGAATCCCGAACCGCGAATCATCATCCAAAACGAAAAGAAGCAAGCCGTAGCATTATAG